In Zingiber officinale cultivar Zhangliang chromosome 1A, Zo_v1.1, whole genome shotgun sequence, the DNA window tttattgaATATCCGTAATACGATTCATAGCGTGAAAGAATTTGTGATTAGATCACAGCTAGTGAACATCTCTATATGTAGAATTATGAATTATTGAAATAATCACTAGCCGTTGAATTGATGAgtttggacatcatcaattctgtgaaACTAGCATGTGTTATACTTCTTGATTTATCCAAGCAGCTATTACTCACTAGTTAGAGACATTGCGATtttgagagttaaatgtggatacgAATTATGATAATTAGTTTATTGGAGTGACCTATTATGAgatttcatatggttctctacatatatagatatgtcaatgaagatctcattacagctcgagtgtaagtttcctttgacttgaggtattcaagttacCTTTTTCATGAATatttatactttgacattttaaGTAAGATCTCCGTGGAAGTGTGAATCCAgaatgattgagtataagtcaaagtacccaaaGGTATTTAAATAGCCATCAAAGAATTCACCACTCCTTGTAAAAAAAGATGTTTATTGTATGACTAATTATCAGGATTGTTACTCAAAGTCTTTTGTCAAAGCAATACATGTCAAGAGTATATTCTTGGATATATGTCGAAGTAATTTGAATTCGTaagatgaggaagtattacttaggcTAAGTGTGACGTGCGGACTAACACATAGACcttgtcctgaaccaagtgggtataagatgagtgaaaagaaCGAGATGCAACTCactatagctgctgaagggttgaGAAGTAGTTTTGAAATTAACTATAAATTTTCAGTTAATTGAGGATCATAATGTActattaggtgtcactcatgatcgatccataattaatagttaattatggatgaccaacatAAACTGAGAAAATATAAGGTCACACACACTACGAGTTTATCTgaaagacataaaacaagtttgagaattagattctcAGATCGAGAGAAATTTAGTTTGGTTGGACCCGACAAAGGATAAATATGGAAAGAGTTTGACGCAATAGAAGTGCGGATGAGTCACGTCTTTTGAAGATGAGTTGGATTCTCTTTGGTTTAATTATAAaccaaattaatttgattttaattaaaagagTTTGGTTAATAAACCAAGGGGTTTGGTTTTGAACCGTACTTAAGGCTAATAAGAGATTTATAGAGAGTGGATTAACAGATTGAGTTTTAGACTTGTTCCTCTATAAGAGATTTATAGATTGATATGGGTTTAATTTGAgagaaaaattaagttttggctccctcttatttctttctttgccGCCGAAGGAGATCCAGCGTTGCCGCCCAGATGACGCCAGTCCCTGCTGCTCCTCCGGCCAGGTTGCGCCAACGTGTTGCTGTGCCCCAACGTGTTGCTGTGCTCGTTGATGCAACGAACCATGCCTCATGTTGCTGTGCTCCAACGCCAACGTGTTGAACAGCAAAGCAAGTCACGTTGCTTGTTGTTGATAACCAATTGGAATGTGAAGAGTGTCACGGTCAAAGCAACTCACGTTACTGGTCACCAAACCAATTCAATTGTTGAATTGCTTTTGGTCAATCACGTTGCTTTGATCAAAAACGTGTACAGCAACTGGAACGGGAAGAGCAAGGGCGGAGCCACACTTGGATAGGATGGACTTCCACGCCAccatctatttttaaaaatttataagtaaATCTTATCTTCATTTTATTTTAACTCATATGATTTATAGTAATTTTATTTcaatccttattttttttttagtattgaattgttaaaaattttaatttaatctaaatttGCCCTTATTTATTACTTCACCTCCCTACTTGTATTACTATATCTATCACACGAGCAGCCCATGTCGTTGCTTTCCTTGTCCCTCCTCTCATGCATCTAATCGTGACTTGACTAGCATAGTCACGACAAACTTTCTCCTTATTAGCACGCTATATATGTGGGACATTGCTGCAGCCGCAGCCGTGACACTGTTGTCGCTACCTTTCTCCCTGAACACCACGGCATCATATTCATTACTATCCCAATTGATAGTTTTGTCATCACTGTTCTCCCTGCCACAAGCGACATCGATTCCGTCCTATCATCACGACTCTACCTCAACGATCATCGTCGGAACACCAATGCCGACGATCaaccttaattaattttaaatcttggCTACGTCCCTAGACTGAACAACAAGTTGCTCACCTTGCTGATCAAGCATGTTGGAACGTGAACATGAACATCAACTCCTGAGTGAGTAACTTATGTTCAAAACAACGAGGTTGTAGCCTCCAAACGACAACAATAGTCACTTATGTTCAAAACAACGAGGTTGTAGCCTCCCAACGGCAACAATAATTGTTGTCGTTCACCTCGATCTGTATCGTCGGATTGGTTCACCCGCTAGATACGAATCGAACCGTGATCATTCTCTCATATCGTTCAGTTTCTCCACTTTGGCTAGTATTGAAATGGAGAATCGACTCGGGCTTTAGAAGTCATCTTGACGAAAACTCgatgtggatacaaatagagacgAAACTCCGAGTGTCGCTTGGTTGATTCCAATTCCACTTCTTACTCCTTACGAGGCTAGTAAACCCACAAGTATAATTTATTAtcgttaaattttttttattttatgatcatatctaaccatgttaTATCCttgtatatgtgatatgtgtgatataataatatgaattattatattttttatttctactatGTATGTTGATTTGGGCAGGCTGACTGGCCCAAACAGGTTCCCCGAATATATCAATGCCCATATTTTTAGTATGCGATTAAAGCGGAGATTGTGGGCGAGAGAAAATGGCTCTATTTGTCGTAGTCGCTAATAAATGGTAAACCTCTCCAAGTTTGGCAATCGATCGGAGTCTCATTCCCACACTGCACTTCTATTTTCATGATTCAAACAAAACACATTAAGTAGAGATGAATCCTTAGTCATAGCTGATTTACATACTCCAATGTACAACTCTTAGTGTTCAAACAATTGTTCTCTACTTCCTTCAGTTCCATGAGCTATTAGATCTAATTTCAGATTGCAATCTCTTCTCATCGCGAAGAGGAACACCGAAAAGCTTGATACTTTTGTCAACCTCTTCCATTGTTATATCAGGGAAGCTGGTTGAGCCTTCATTGTCGTGCCATTGCAATCGGGAGCTCGATCCTGAATAAGGAGATGAGTCAATGACTATATGGTTTTGGAGGAAGTGAAGAACGCCATTGTAGAGCCTCTTCATGTGGGTGAGTTCAGACAGAAGGGAGGAGTTCCTCCTCCTTAGCGACTTGTTGTCTTCCAAAAGAGCTGAAAGGAGGCCCCGATCATCGTCGTCATTGTAGCTTATCGCGGAGAGTGTCAATGGTGGTTGCATGATCCAACCATTGATCATCTCGTGGTGGAATTGGGGGTAGTCTAGGGGAGCTTGAGGGGCCTTTCTTCGGTGGATTTTTAAGAGCAAATGCTTTGCTCCTTTCCTGAagaattcgttgccaaattcCCACCTATCTGCCATAATCTTTCTGAAACCCTACAGTGGTTGTTAACATGGCAAAATGTATCAAATGTATATTACTCTTTCTGAAATAGTTCGGTTTTCATCCTAGTTAAAACCAGTAAGATGGGATTCGTGCATTCATATTCTAAGTAGTGGGGACACAAACACAACTCGACGATCATATCTGAAACAAGTTACATTAGCATGCAATGAAGATAGAGGCAAACCTGAAATGGTGTTAACATGACAAAATGCATCATATTTACTTCATCGATTAACAACAACCTTCGAAATAGCAAAATGATAGTCCTTGCCATAGTAGAAAGCAAAAAGATGATATGAATGCATCTTAAATAGATAGGCTAAAGACGACAAGTCGATGATAACAATCATAGTAATATGCATTTAAAGAAACCATATCAGTATGCAATCAAGAGGCAAACTCTCACCTTTCTGCCAAATCTTCCTGAAAACCTTAAGTAGTTGGTTTCCATGTATTTTTCATATTGTTAATGATAATGCAGTCAATCCTAACAACACATAAATGGACTTCAACAACAGTCTTCTAAATGCCACCGATAAGAATCACGTGGTTGATCCTCAATGCTTGCCTACTAATTAGGACTAGCACTACTTGACGAATCCATAACAATCACAGTAAAAAAGGATTCAAAAGAGATCAAAGAGAAGGGAAAAGGAGGAATAATTACATAAGTATTTAGCTGTCTGATAAAGCTGGAGAAGTTGTTGTGCTTGAAGTAATTGGGCAAGAGATCCCTTGCAAACTCAGGGGGCCTCCAGACCACAAAGGTAGTCTCATCTCCTCCCCACGACACAATGTGGTCGGTGCAAGGGTCATCGACAATTTGATAGGTCTTCGAGAGGAAAGGAGCAGGCACTCCTCCATGACCCATGGCTGCTGACACACATCTCTCTCCGTAGCCTTCCTGCTCCATGACTCTACTATTCATATTCAGATCTCGCTCACCATTTTATAGGCCTAGGTAGGTGTGTGGATCTGTAGATTGTATACAAGATTTGTATCCCGGTATCGTACCGCAAACTAATCTTTCATGGTTTAGCGATTGAACGTTGAGGAAGATTCTATTCTGGATATGCAAAGTTAGTTTGGATGAGTTATTGCTTGTAGACATGTTCTGTGTACTTCACATGACCTTTGCCTGTCCACATGTGATGCACTGACCATGGGGGCTTTAAATCTACCTTTGACTGACAAAAAAGCAGcgacaatataaaaaaaaaacaaatcagtaAATGGATAagtaaataaatagataaaaaaagaTGGTGATCAGAGATGGCAACCTCTTGTATTCTTTAGCCTTGCAGTGTTGGTCAAGATGTAGTGACAGTTGGACAGATCAAAGATGAGTTTACAAGAGAGATTTACACGAAAGAGCTGATTCAGAAGATGACTTTTGGAAGTTTTTCCTCAGCTGGAATCAAATCTTGTTTCGACAGAAACAAAGACTGCTTGTGAGATTGATCAGTTTGTGTTGTGAAACTGTTTTTGCTATGGTTTACAAGGAGTGAAACTTCAAAAACAATAGGCTCTTGTTTCAAATGAAACAAAGATTCTCGGCTTACACTAGCTAGTATTGTCAGTGTGCAGATGCAAACACAATAACTGATACTCGTGAATCTATCAACTATATCGATTCATGTGACAATGTATTTTCATGTGAAGAGATCTAGATTGATGTTCTTGAAATTCATATCgaagaattttttttctcattaggTAGCAAGACACAGGTCTATGTTTTGCAGATACGGCCAGAAGGACATTGACCTATTAGAGATCATTCTTCTAAAGCTTGTTTATGTAGTCTTGAGAAGTGAGAGCCTGAATGGCATATTCAATTGTTCCCAGAAACTTTGTTCAGTGCATGGAAAAGGCAagctcttttctttctccttcaagTGCTTTTCAAATTGGAAAAGCAAAAAGGGAGAAATGACAATGCACATTTGGAGAGTGATGAACAAAGAAGCTTTTTAGAGCACTtcgcttttgtttatttttcttttcttcttttctttggagggtGCTTTAGTGGGTTCAGGGCAATGATTTGAACTAAGACTAGTACTAGTATTTGAGCCATGCTTTCGAACTTGGATGGGTGATCTGATTTGGACCTGAGCCACGAACAAAAATAGACCTGAGTCACGATTGAGTAGAGATCTACAAAAACATTTCAAAAGTGACAAGACTAATATATTGATAGGTTTATGTGTGATGTAAGGTgaatttagaagatgagaaagGTATATGTGTAAGCATTTTTGATGCAATCATTTAGTCCTGAGCTAGCACAAGATGTATCATAGATGCAAAGATTACACAGATGCAAAAGTggcaacaaaaggaaaagaatatgAAATGATTAGGGGGTCACTGCTTTCTGCTCAAGGGCTCCTTTATTTTGCAGCAGAGTTCTTTCAAAAAAGATGGCAAAAAGTAAAAAAGATCATCATAATACTTCTTAGGGCTCAgtttactcatgcggaagggaaGGGAGAGAAGATAGGAGACGAGAGCAAACCAGACTTATTTACCTGAGCATGAGAGGAGGACAAAGCATAGGAGTGACGACATTATCTTCATCTTTCTCACTACTCATGCTAGTCATCGACTGTTGGTATCACAATGCCCTTGCTCATGTATACTTGCGAACATTTCAAAGGGGATTCCGTTGAGACACGTCCAGTCAATTTGGCTCGAAATTTCAGGAACCGCAGACGACATTTCCTTTTGAATATCTACTATGGTGTGTGGAGCTAAAGGCTACGATCCAAAAATTGTTCAAGTTGATAAACTGAAAAACTACTTCAAGACTAACCTTAAATTGTCATCTCGGACTGCCTTTGTAGATCAAGAATTGCCTGAAATGCAAAAGGCAATTGTGAGCAAGGTGATGCAATTTTATCTACTATtaaatagaaataatttataaaatatcaaGTGTATAATTGAGAACAAACCCCTGCAACAACACAAGAAAAACATAAATTGTGAGAGCCGAGAATGGAATAAGTAGTACAAAAGTCCAAATTAAGGCAATACGTACAAGCAATCTTACACGACATAAATAAAGTGTTCGAGTAATATTTTAGCAAGCTGTGCAATCAAGCTAATTGGAGATTGATAATACTTCCAAAACAGAAATAGATGGTCACTAAATAAATGAGTCAGTCTGTTCATACAATATAACAAAAGGCATAAATAAGGTTTCGTCAATTTTTACAACAAGATGATGACAAAATATCACAAACAATGCCTCAGCTAGATGACTTGGGTATTTTGAACTGCTTCTTAAGGAACTGAGATGCTTCAGAATCACTTCTGTGACACAAGATCCTCAAAAGAGTTTTGGTATCTGCTCCAAATTTGCTTCTGCCTCCTTGAGTGACATCTCTCAAGTCATCAATCAAAACACGTGTCTGTGAAAtttgaaaatatcttttaatTCAATTAGTATTTATAATATGCAAAAAAACAACAGATTTATATTCAGGGAAACTTGGCATGAAATAAAATTGTGGAGCGGTCTAATTTGTCAAATTACAAAGTAAACCAAGCAATAAAGCTGCCAATGTCACCCCAATCCCCAAAAAAAAATGTGGAGTTGCTTTAGGAGTAGATAAGCACACAGTCAAAATTTATCTAAAACTACGAACATCATATTTTCTGCAAAGCTAAGTACTAGTGATTTGGCCTTGAATGGTGCTCACTTGCTTGATAATGATGTTGACATGGCGATAAAAGCAACCAAACAATAAGATGTTCATCTACAAGCAGGTTTAAATTCAGTTTTTCCCCCCTCTATTGGTCCTAGGATGTTCTATTAATTGTAACTTTCTCCACCTGCTTGTCACATTGGTTCAACAAAACAGAGCTCAAGCCAACAAGAAATATTTCTGGTCGTCTGTAATGAACATGTGGAAGGAATTATCCACTATATAGAAAAACACTTCCAAAGGTACCAAATTAGCTTAGTCTGGCCTGTCCTCTCGGCATTGCCTATTGTTAAACAGGTGATGTGCTGTGCCCAGCACGACAAGGCTCAGGAGTTGTGTCAGGCATAACTTTCCTGCCCATGGGCTGACCAAAGTATGACATTTAGAGGATCATGGGTCTATCGCATATTGTGTTGAGTCTTTCAGATTTGTTCGATTAGAGAATTACAATGATCATTCATTGttatatttctttcttttttttttgacataataataaaacaagatatcAATACCTCATAGCCAAGCAAACTTATTACAGGTCGAATGCGTGCCACAAGATTTTCAACAGTTCCTCTAGGTAATCCATCACCACCAGATATAAAAAATtcctgaatttttcaaaaaaagaaaGAGGTAAAAAGATTAAATACATTTACAATTATTTCTTAAATAAAAAAGTATTGTGTACCTTCAATAAAGAATGGTGGTGAGTTGTATGAAAGTGTAACTTTCTATTATAATTTCATGTATTCAGATTCTGGAAAGCAATTTCAGCATAGTGGTGGCTTATCATACCTTTAGGATTTCAAGATCATCTTCAATTAACTTGGCATCACTTAAGAAGAATACACGTGAAGGCCCTCCATCAAGTATTATCCGCAACAAACCATCCTACAGATGTGGAAAAACAAATTATTACCAAACCTACTCTTGAATGCTTTGTTAGCATGTGAAATACCAGTGACGCTTGAAGGAGCCCTGTGACAACCCGATCCCTAAGTGGCTCAACAATAACATCACAAAGCTGATTCAAAACCTGCAAATAGCAAGGTGTATGATCGGTGAACTCCAGTGTATTGAATAAAAAAAGGGACTGTAGTAAAATATCTCATTTTAGAATTGTGAAATTGCACAGAAATAAGGCATCTATTGGTACCCTGTGATGGTTGCCGATTATAACTTCCATCACAATTAGTTGTAAACTTGTAATCTTATCAAGTTTAAAAAAAGCAATTAGTTGCTGTTTGATGATTTAGG includes these proteins:
- the LOC122031828 gene encoding heat stress transcription factor B-4b-like, whose translation is MNSRVMEQEGYGERCVSAAMGHGGVPAPFLSKTYQIVDDPCTDHIVSWGGDETTFVVWRPPEFARDLLPNYFKHNNFSSFIRQLNTYGFRKIMADRWEFGNEFFRKGAKHLLLKIHRRKAPQAPLDYPQFHHEMINGWIMQPPLTLSAISYNDDDDRGLLSALLEDNKSLRRRNSSLLSELTHMKRLYNGVLHFLQNHIVIDSSPYSGSSSRLQWHDNEGSTSFPDITMEEVDKSIKLFGVPLRDEKRLQSEIRSNSSWN